TGGCGCTGGGTGAAACCCAGGGTTCGCCAGACGGTCGTGCTTGAGAGCCTGAAGGCCTTGATCCGGTGCCGGCGTGAGAATTCCCGGATGGATAAAAATCTGTCCATCCACACGCGAAAATTGACATGGGCGCAATCAATCGTGCAGATGATCACCGAGCAAAAGCCATGGCCAAGAACGCGATATCCAAGCAAACAGATGCAGGCAGGAAACGCCCCGAAGGTGCCCTGATCGACGCGATTCAGGAACAGAGGATCCGCGCCGCCTGGCTGTATTACATCGAAGGTCTCAACCAGCAGGAGGTGGCGACGGTCCTCGGGATCACACGCCTTCAGGTCACACGTTTGCTCGCAGATGCGCGCAAGCGGGGCGAGATCAATATCCAGATCAATTCCGATCTTGAACCGATTGTCGCGGTCCAGCGGACAATCGAGACCCGTTTCAATATCGGCCGCGTCATCGTTGCGCCGCGCTCGGACCCGGCAACAGATCCGATCAAGCCGATTGCCGTCGCGGCCGGCCGGTTCATATCCGATTACGTCCATTCGGGCATGACCATCGGCGTCGGATGGGGACGCACACTCTATTCGACACTGCCTCATATCGAGGGGCGCGCACTTGAGGATATCCGTGTCGTTTCACTGCTGGGCGGCATCGCGGAGGCGAAGCGCTTCAATCCGGCAGAATTTGCATGGCAGTTTGCCGAACGCTTCAACGGCGAAGGTTATCTCGTACCGGCACCGGCCATCGTCGACAGCGTGGAAACCAAACACGCGCTTCTGGAACACTGCGGCATCAGCCAGATCTTCGAATACGCCAATTCGCTCGATGTCGCCTTTGTCAGCGCCGGCGGCATTGCGAGCCTCAACACATCCTACCGTGTCGGCCATGTCTCCGAGGCCGATCGCAGATCGCTGATCGATGCCGGTGTTGTCGGTGACATCCTGTACAATTTCATCAATATTGACGGCGAGATCGTGGATCACCCGGTCAACGACCGCGCCATCGCCATCGATATTTCGAAGCTCAAACGCGCCAAGGATGTCGTGCTGATTTCGGGTGGCGCCGAGAAGATCGAGGCGCTCATCGGCACCCTGAAGCTCATCAAGCCATCTTATTTCATCACAGACGAGATCACGGCGGCCACCCTGGCCGACTACGAGACCGCGGCGGGTTGAACAGCCGGCTGCGTCAACTCAGTGACCGTCAAGGAAGCAGGCGCAGGCATGCCGGTTGCCGCGGTCGCTGAGCGCGGGTTCGGATTGGCTGCATTTGTCGAAGACCATATTGCAGCGGGTGCGAAAATTACAGCCGCTCGGCGGATTGAGCGGGCTCGGAAGCTCGCCCTTCAGGATGACCCTGTTTTCCTTGTCCTTCGGATCAAGGGACGGGGCGTTTGACAAAAGCGCCTTTGTGTAGGGATGCTTCGGGTCACGATAGATTTCCGAGCAATCGCCGAATTCGACTATCTTGCCCAGATACATCACCGCCACCTGATCGGATATGTGACGCACAACCGAAAGATCGTGGGCAATAAAGACATAGGACAGACCAAGCCGGCTCTGAATATCCTTGAGCAGATTGATCACCTGTGCCTGTACAGAAACGTCCAGAGCCGACACAGGCTCATCGCAGACAATCACCTCCGGGTTCAGCGCAAGGGCCCTTGCAATACCGATACGCTGTTTCTGGCCGCCCGAGAACTGATGCGGATAGCGAACGCCATCGTTGGGGTTAAGGCCCACCTGCGTCAGCAATTCGGCAAGCCGCTCCCGGCGCTCATTTACCGGAACAACCTCGGGAAAGATCTGCCAGGGTTCGGTGATGATATCCGCAACCGTCATCCTCGGATTGAGGGACGCAAAGGGGTCCTGGAAGATCATCTGCATTTTCTTGCGATGCTGCCGTGTTTCTTCCTTTGACAATTTGAAGATATCGCGCCCATCCATCAGCGCACCGCCGCTGGTCGGCGTGACGAGCCTCATCAGCGTGCGCGCGAGCGTTGACTTGCCGCAGCCCGATTCGCCGACGACCCCCAAGGTCTGACCCCGGTAGAGTTTGAAGCTGACGCCATCAAGCGCGCGCACCGTACCCTGATTGCTGGAGAATTTGCCGCCGATGCGGTAGTGCTTCGACAGGTCATGCACGTCCAGGATCGGGGTTTCCGTCTGCTTGCTGTTTTCGACCGTCATATCTAAGCGCCACCCCCAAGCTGTTCGGCGAAATGGCAGGCACTCGAGCGATTGCCGGGCAGGGCCATGCTTTGCGGCACCTCAGTCAGGCAGCGTTGCTGCTTTCCCACACAACGCGGCGCAAAGGCGCAACCCGGCGGCAAGGCCGACATCACGGGAGGCGAGCCTTGAATTGCGCCGAGCTCCTGGCCTTTCTTGTCGGCCGTCGGCATCGAGTTCATTAATCCGATCGTGTAGTAGTGCATCGGCCCGTTGATAATATCGGTTGTCGGTCCGCTTTCGACGATTTGTCCCGCATACATGACAAGAAGCCGGTCGGTGTTTTCCGCCACAAGACCGATATCGTGGGTGATGAGCACCATGGCCATATTGGTTTCAGCACGCAGCTCCTCGAGCAACTGCATGATCTGGCCCTGAACCGTCACGTCGAGAGCGGTCGTCGGCTCATCGGCAATCAGGATATCGGGTTCAAGGGCGATCGCCAGGGCAATCATGATGCGCTGGCACATGCCGCCTGAAAACTCGTGCGGGTAATAGCCGACACGCTGGCTGGCGGCCGGAATCTTGACCTGCTCCATCAGTTCGATGGCTTTTTTGCGCGCGTCCTGCCTGGACGTGCCAGGCCGGTGAACGCGATACATTTCGGCCAGTTGATATCCAACAGTCAGGGCCGGGTTGAGCGAGGTGATCGCGTCCTGGAAAACCATCGATATCCGGTCTCCATGGACTGATCTCTTGACCTCGGCAGAGGCGTTGAGGAGATCGATATCCCCATAACGGACATTGCCTTGAATGGTCGCCGGCGGCGTTTCCAACAGGCCCATGATCGAGTTGAAGCTGACGCTTTTTCCGGACCCTGATTCTCCAAGCACACCCAGGGCCTCACCGCGCCTGATATCAAGGCTGACGTCCCGCACGGCATGAAGCTTGCCATGGGGCGTGTCGAAAAAGACGTTCAGGCCCGAGACCTCGAGAATCGGAGCTTCGGTCGTGTTTTGATCGGGCATTAGATCAGCCATCGCCACCTCTGCACGGGATCGCTGATTGCGCGAACCCAGTTGGCCAACAGATTGAGACTTAATGTCGTGAGAAAAATCGCCAGTCCGGGGAATGTGATCATCCACCAGGCTTCGCGCAGATACTCTCTGCCCCTGGCGATCATGAGGCCCCAGGAGGGCTCTGGCGGCTGCAGGCCGAAGCCGAGGTAGCTAAGGCCCGCCTCCGCCAAAATCATCAAGGCGACTTCGAGCGTTGCCAGAACCAGCAGCGGAGACACCATATTGGGCAGAATATGGCGAAACATGATCCGCGCATCGCCCGCGCCGATGGTGCGGGCCGCCTCGACAAAGGACGACTCGCGATAGGACAGCGTAATGCCGCGGGCAAGACGCGCATAGACAACCCAACGCACGGCCGCCAGCACCAGCACCATGTTTACGAGGCCGCCGCCGGCGATGAAGAGTACAAACATGGCAACGAGCAGTGACGGCACCGCCATGAAGCCGTCCGCCGCCCTCATGACGACGGTCTCGAGCCAACCGCCGTAATACCCGGCCAGGAGACCGAGGCTCGTTCCAAGGATCGAGGAAATGAGCACGGCGATCACCCCGACAGCCACGGAAGCCTGGGCGCCATACATCAGCCGTGAAAGCAGATCGCGGCCAAGAGCGTCCGTACCGAGGAGGTGGAACTGCAACGAGCCATCGGTGCCCTTCGCATAGGATAAAGGCGGCAGTTGGCCGTGAAAAATGTTGGGCAGTAACGGATCGTATGGAGCCAGGAACTGCGCGAACAGGGCTGCAATGAGCAGGATCAGCAGAAAGATGACAGCCGGCAGGACGACCGGCTCGCGCAGCAACGCCTTGAGGATGTGCACAAAGGTGATCTTCTGCTCGCGGGCTTCTTCCTCGGTGCCGACCGGCATGTCCAGCTTGCCTTCCATGGCCCTACCCTTTCCCGAGTTTAGGATCGAGGATCAGATAGCTCAGATCGACGAGCAGATTGATGGTCAGGACAACGATGAGAAGCACAAAGATGGTTGCCTCGATCAGCGGGACATCGCGGATCGCCAGGGCATCCACGGTCAGCGCACCCACACCCGGCCATCCGAAAATGCTCTCGACGATGATGACGCCGGTAACCAGGGTCACGGTCTCGTCGCCGATTGTCGTGATGACCGGCACGGCCGAGTTTCGTAGAGCGTGAATATAGGCGATCCGCCAGCGGGGAATTCCCCGGCCCCGCGCCGCTGCGACATAGGGCTTGGCCAACTCATCCATGATCGACGACCGGGTGATCTGTGCTATTCGCCCGATGGGCCGTAGCGCCAGTGCGATCGCAGGAAGGATCACGTGGGAAAAGGAGCCGTATCCGGAGGTCGGCAGCCAGCCCAGATGCACTGCGAAGATCAGGATCAGAACAAGTGCGAACCAGTATTCGACAACGGAAACGCACCCGAGCGCGAAGACCCCTATGATGCGGTCGGCCACCGTTCGCGGGTTCATGGCCGCGTAGATGCCAATGGGTATCGCCACCATAATGGCGACCAGTATGGTCACCGCTCCCAGAAAGAAGGTTGCGGGCAGTCTCTCAAGTACGATCGGCAATGTGGCACGTGATTCCGGGAAGGCACCATGAACCAGCGGCTTGCTGATACCATATCGAAACGTGTCTCCCAGATCACCGGTAAAAATCCCGCCGATGAAGCGCACATATTGCTCGGACAGCGGGTCCTCCAGACCCATGCGCTGACGCAACTCGAGCACGGCTTCCTCGGTTGCGGCATTGCCGAGCACCATTCGTGCAGGGTCACCGATCTGCCGGTCCGCTAGAAAGACCAGCGTCATCACCACAAGCAGCACGGTGATTGAAGAAACGATCCGTCGAATTATAAAATTGATCTGGGCTCTATTCATCTTCATCCAAACCGTTGAGGTTCTCAACACTATCTGCGCAGTCTGCGGGCTGCCCGCGCAAACCATGCGGACAGCCCGTCTCGGGAGTTATCCTGCTTCGTAAAATTCCTGTTGCTTCACGTTGACCGAAATAGCGCGGTGGTCCGCCCCGAAATCCCGGTCAAATCCCGTCGCCACATCACCGCCCCGCCGCAAAAGTCCGACGGGAACAAACCATGAGACAGGTCGAAACAAGGATCGTGCTTCGGATGGTTTATTGCGCATGGTTCCCCCCAAAAGACATGGCTCTTCGATCCGCTTCCCGGTCGGACGGCAATCAATCTGTCCGGTGAGCATCGCCAAATGGAGCAAGCTGCTTGCCCCACCAAAGGCACCCTCCCAAGAAGCCTTATCGGGAGAAAGGCTAGCACCTCCGTGGTCTTTTGCAACCGGTTGCAAAGACAAAATCGTCACGGGCGCAAAGGTCCGGACTGACGCGTAATTCTTACTCGCTTGATTTTAATCGGTTTTATCCTGCGGTTGGTATTTCGATTTTTTTTCAATTCCTCTGCAATTCACAGCTCCAGCAAAAAATTGCAAAGCTTTGCAATGGCTTACTTCCGGAGTCTTGCCGGCGTGCAGCGCTTGAAAACCACAATTTTTGATGGCGCCGGACGTTGCCGGGTCGCCATTGCTCGGATCAGGCCTGCAGTCGCTGATCCAGAAGCTCGAATTGTCTCATCGTCGCATCGAAGCCCTGCTTCGCCTGCTCAAAAAGTGGCAATTGCCGATGTTTGTCGGAGAGGATCTCGACACCATAGGGGCCTTCATAGCCGGCATCATGCAGTGCGTGGAGAAAGGCCGGAACGTCGAAGCAACCGTCTCCCGGAAGTTCGCGGCAGTGGACCGTGTCGTAAAAGAGCGTGCCCTGAACCTCAGGCAGCGCATCGTTCAGTTCCACCCAGGTGATCGCCTCCTTCGGCATATCCCTGACCTGATCATAACTCATGCCGCCGCGGGCAATGTGCCAGATGTCGACGAGCACCCCTCCATTGTCGACTCCTGCTCCGTTTCTCAGCGCCACGCCCTGGTCAATCGTTGCCAGATTGGCGAAGGGAAGAATCTCGAGGGACAGGCGGGTGCCGGCATCGGCTGCCTCACGACAAAGGATTTCATACTCGCGGATCATGTGATCCATGGGCCAGTCGTTCCTGCCGTCGTTGTCGAAATCGCCGCCAATCTTGATATGCCAGGCTCCGAGGCGTTCGGCGGCGTGCAGGAGATCTTTTCGAACCTGATCCGAACGCTTTCTGCGTTCACCGCTGACGAACCAGTCGGTGATCATCTCGACTTCGACATATTTCATGCCGTTGTCGTCAAGTATGCGCTTCATTTCATCGAAGCCCAGGCGGGCTGAGACCGACATGACGTCAGCATGATGGAACCCGATACCGACATAACCGACGTCACGCGCCATCTCGACCCGTTCCCGAAAGTCGATCGGGCTGACCAGGTCCTGACCGTCAGGGGCGCAATCGCCGTTCATTGTCCAGTAGGTCGCTACGAGTTCCGGTTGCTTCATTGTGTTTCTCCTGTCCGTGGCCCGATCGAAGAGATCATCCGGGATCATTGAGAACTGGCGGGCGGAACGCGCATTGCCGCATTCCGCCCGGGTCCAAACTATTCCTTGGCCCAGTGGTTTTCGATTTGACCGATGTTTTCCGGCGTCACCACACGGCCGGATTTGAGGCAACCGCGATCGCTGCACTCCGGATCGCCGCCGTTCATCAGTACGATTGCAACCCGGATCGCTTCCTGTGCCTGCTCAAAGGCATCATAGGTCGTTCCGACATCCAGGTAGCCCTGCTCCATCAGGGTCACGGCTTCCGGGAACAGATCCTGTGTCGCGATATAGACGTGATTGGGCTCACCGACGGGCGCCCAGCGGTCCAGACTTTCCAAAGCGGCTCTCACCGCAGAAATCGGAAAGTCGCTGGCAAGGAACATGCAGTTTGCTTCAGGGTGCGCAGTGAAGCCATTCACCGTGCCGGACCTGAAAATTTCAGGGTTCCATTCGGTCGGAACGGTTTGCAGCGTTTCGACTGAATCGGATTTGTCAGTCACCAGATGCCACGCGTCGTGGCGGTAGACCGCATTGTTGTCCTTCAGCGCACCCTGCAACTCGATACATTTGGCCTGAATGCCCTTGTCCTCGATCATTTTGACAAAGGCCTCGGACGTCGTAATCGCCTGATTGTAGGTGTCGCCACCCACATGCGCATCCGGTTGCGATGTCGATGAGGTTTTGTCGAAAGTGATAAACGGAATGCCTGCACGCGCCGCGGCACGAATGGAGGCGCCGATCGCGGCAGAGTCCTCACCACGGGCAATGATCACATCCACATCCTGGTTGATAAGGTCTTCAATATTGGCGGCTTGCCGCGTCGGGTCCGCATCCGCAACATTGATGACGAATTCCAGATCAAACCCCGCTTCCGGCCCCTGTATCTCGGCCTCCTGCTGCATGTAGCGTTCCCAGGCCAGCACGATGGCGTTTTCCTTGGCGTTCCAGGCAAGGCCAATGACCTTTTTTTCGGCCGCGACCGCTGCTCCGGCATACAGAAATCCGGCCACCGCGATTGATGCAACCGCCAACTCCCTTGCTCTCAACATGTTCTCACTCCCTTGTTGCTATTTCGCGGAACTTGGTCTGAAGCCACGTGTCAACCTTGAAAGCCAGGACGCATTTCCGCGTTTGAGTGCGTCCACATACATGGCGGCAAATATCAGAGCGCCGGTGACGACCTGATAAATGTAAGGGTCCGCACCAATCTGGTTCAGACCGTTGAAAATCATCTGAAAGGCCAAGGCGCCCAAAACGATGCCGGGGAAAATCGTTCCACGGCCGCCCGACAGGCTGATGCCGCCGACGACGGCGGCTGCAATGGCGTCAAACTCGAGGCCGCGGCCGAGGAACCCGCTGACCGAGCCTACCTGATTGAAGCTGGCGGTTGCCGCAAGTCCGGACAAAAAGCCCGACAAAGTGAAGACAAGAAAGATGGTCTTGCCGGTCGGTATCCCAAGTTGAGTGGCGTTGGCTTCATTGTCGCCAACGGCATTGATGTGGCGGCCCAGAACCGTTCTGCGATAGGCGTAGTGTACGACCAATATGACCAGGGCAATGATGAGAACATCGACAAAAACAGGACCAATCCTGGTGTTGCCCCAGGATCGCGCGACCTCAGGCAGGCCAACAACGCGCGCTTCCGTATACACAAGGCCAAGGCCTCGATAGGCGATCATCGTGCCGAGCGTTGCGATGAGTGCGTCGATGCGCAAAACGGCGATCAAAAACCCGTTGAAGGCACCAAGCGCCGTGGCCGTCACAAGAATGATCGCAAAGCCGAAAACGGGATGAAGTCCGGTGCTCTCCATGATCAGGGCACCTGTCGAGGCCGACAGGAACACCATCGAGCCAATGGAAATGTCGATCTTTCCGGCAAGGATCGTCACGCCGACGG
This portion of the Hoeflea prorocentri genome encodes:
- a CDS encoding sugar-binding transcriptional regulator, which gives rise to MAKNAISKQTDAGRKRPEGALIDAIQEQRIRAAWLYYIEGLNQQEVATVLGITRLQVTRLLADARKRGEINIQINSDLEPIVAVQRTIETRFNIGRVIVAPRSDPATDPIKPIAVAAGRFISDYVHSGMTIGVGWGRTLYSTLPHIEGRALEDIRVVSLLGGIAEAKRFNPAEFAWQFAERFNGEGYLVPAPAIVDSVETKHALLEHCGISQIFEYANSLDVAFVSAGGIASLNTSYRVGHVSEADRRSLIDAGVVGDILYNFINIDGEIVDHPVNDRAIAIDISKLKRAKDVVLISGGAEKIEALIGTLKLIKPSYFITDEITAATLADYETAAG
- a CDS encoding ABC transporter ATP-binding protein translates to MTVENSKQTETPILDVHDLSKHYRIGGKFSSNQGTVRALDGVSFKLYRGQTLGVVGESGCGKSTLARTLMRLVTPTSGGALMDGRDIFKLSKEETRQHRKKMQMIFQDPFASLNPRMTVADIITEPWQIFPEVVPVNERRERLAELLTQVGLNPNDGVRYPHQFSGGQKQRIGIARALALNPEVIVCDEPVSALDVSVQAQVINLLKDIQSRLGLSYVFIAHDLSVVRHISDQVAVMYLGKIVEFGDCSEIYRDPKHPYTKALLSNAPSLDPKDKENRVILKGELPSPLNPPSGCNFRTRCNMVFDKCSQSEPALSDRGNRHACACFLDGH
- a CDS encoding ABC transporter ATP-binding protein; the encoded protein is MADLMPDQNTTEAPILEVSGLNVFFDTPHGKLHAVRDVSLDIRRGEALGVLGESGSGKSVSFNSIMGLLETPPATIQGNVRYGDIDLLNASAEVKRSVHGDRISMVFQDAITSLNPALTVGYQLAEMYRVHRPGTSRQDARKKAIELMEQVKIPAASQRVGYYPHEFSGGMCQRIMIALAIALEPDILIADEPTTALDVTVQGQIMQLLEELRAETNMAMVLITHDIGLVAENTDRLLVMYAGQIVESGPTTDIINGPMHYYTIGLMNSMPTADKKGQELGAIQGSPPVMSALPPGCAFAPRCVGKQQRCLTEVPQSMALPGNRSSACHFAEQLGGGA
- a CDS encoding ABC transporter permease, whose product is MEGKLDMPVGTEEEAREQKITFVHILKALLREPVVLPAVIFLLILLIAALFAQFLAPYDPLLPNIFHGQLPPLSYAKGTDGSLQFHLLGTDALGRDLLSRLMYGAQASVAVGVIAVLISSILGTSLGLLAGYYGGWLETVVMRAADGFMAVPSLLVAMFVLFIAGGGLVNMVLVLAAVRWVVYARLARGITLSYRESSFVEAARTIGAGDARIMFRHILPNMVSPLLVLATLEVALMILAEAGLSYLGFGLQPPEPSWGLMIARGREYLREAWWMITFPGLAIFLTTLSLNLLANWVRAISDPVQRWRWLI
- a CDS encoding ABC transporter permease, which gives rise to MNRAQINFIIRRIVSSITVLLVVMTLVFLADRQIGDPARMVLGNAATEEAVLELRQRMGLEDPLSEQYVRFIGGIFTGDLGDTFRYGISKPLVHGAFPESRATLPIVLERLPATFFLGAVTILVAIMVAIPIGIYAAMNPRTVADRIIGVFALGCVSVVEYWFALVLILIFAVHLGWLPTSGYGSFSHVILPAIALALRPIGRIAQITRSSIMDELAKPYVAAARGRGIPRWRIAYIHALRNSAVPVITTIGDETVTLVTGVIIVESIFGWPGVGALTVDALAIRDVPLIEATIFVLLIVVLTINLLVDLSYLILDPKLGKG
- a CDS encoding sugar phosphate isomerase/epimerase family protein, coding for MKQPELVATYWTMNGDCAPDGQDLVSPIDFRERVEMARDVGYVGIGFHHADVMSVSARLGFDEMKRILDDNGMKYVEVEMITDWFVSGERRKRSDQVRKDLLHAAERLGAWHIKIGGDFDNDGRNDWPMDHMIREYEILCREAADAGTRLSLEILPFANLATIDQGVALRNGAGVDNGGVLVDIWHIARGGMSYDQVRDMPKEAITWVELNDALPEVQGTLFYDTVHCRELPGDGCFDVPAFLHALHDAGYEGPYGVEILSDKHRQLPLFEQAKQGFDATMRQFELLDQRLQA
- a CDS encoding sugar ABC transporter substrate-binding protein, whose protein sequence is MLRARELAVASIAVAGFLYAGAAVAAEKKVIGLAWNAKENAIVLAWERYMQQEAEIQGPEAGFDLEFVINVADADPTRQAANIEDLINQDVDVIIARGEDSAAIGASIRAAARAGIPFITFDKTSSTSQPDAHVGGDTYNQAITTSEAFVKMIEDKGIQAKCIELQGALKDNNAVYRHDAWHLVTDKSDSVETLQTVPTEWNPEIFRSGTVNGFTAHPEANCMFLASDFPISAVRAALESLDRWAPVGEPNHVYIATQDLFPEAVTLMEQGYLDVGTTYDAFEQAQEAIRVAIVLMNGGDPECSDRGCLKSGRVVTPENIGQIENHWAKE
- a CDS encoding ABC transporter permease → MKTSGKPSWFAGADDYIGIVAVLVLIAIGFAVAAPSFGTFSNLMTMLHDMGPMTLAACAVGVTILAGKIDISIGSMVFLSASTGALIMESTGLHPVFGFAIILVTATALGAFNGFLIAVLRIDALIATLGTMIAYRGLGLVYTEARVVGLPEVARSWGNTRIGPVFVDVLIIALVILVVHYAYRRTVLGRHINAVGDNEANATQLGIPTGKTIFLVFTLSGFLSGLAATASFNQVGSVSGFLGRGLEFDAIAAAVVGGISLSGGRGTIFPGIVLGALAFQMIFNGLNQIGADPYIYQVVTGALIFAAMYVDALKRGNASWLSRLTRGFRPSSAK